Proteins encoded by one window of Pseudomonas tructae:
- a CDS encoding tellurite resistance TerB family protein — protein MNTRGLLDQLLKSGQDLLQNQAGKGAAGKTGGIGDLLGGKGGGGLGSLLSGAGGGALAAGAMGLLLGSKKARKYGGKALTYGGLAALGVIAYKAYGNWQAKQGATAQGEPQTLDRLPPAQAEQHSQAILKALVAAAKSDGHVDERERALIEGEFVKLSSDQELQHWLHAELNKPLDPADVARAASTPEMAAEMYIASVMLVDEEHFMERAYLDELARQLKLDPALKIELENQVKLAAGQ, from the coding sequence ATGAACACCCGTGGCTTGCTCGATCAACTGCTCAAATCCGGCCAGGACCTGCTGCAGAACCAGGCCGGCAAAGGTGCCGCCGGCAAAACCGGCGGTATTGGCGACTTGCTTGGCGGCAAGGGCGGTGGTGGCCTTGGCAGCCTGCTTTCCGGTGCTGGGGGCGGTGCCTTGGCTGCAGGTGCGATGGGGTTGCTGCTGGGTAGCAAGAAGGCCCGCAAGTACGGCGGCAAGGCCCTGACTTACGGTGGCCTGGCCGCCCTTGGGGTGATCGCCTACAAGGCTTATGGCAACTGGCAGGCCAAGCAGGGCGCAACGGCCCAGGGCGAGCCGCAAACCCTCGACCGCCTGCCGCCGGCCCAGGCCGAGCAACACAGCCAGGCGATCCTCAAGGCGCTGGTGGCCGCAGCCAAGTCAGATGGCCATGTCGATGAGCGCGAGCGGGCGTTGATCGAAGGCGAATTCGTCAAGCTCTCCAGTGACCAGGAGCTGCAGCACTGGCTGCACGCCGAGCTGAACAAGCCGCTTGACCCGGCCGATGTCGCGCGCGCCGCCAGCACCCCGGAAATGGCCGCCGAGATGTACATCGCCAGCGTCATGCTGGTGGACGAGGAGCACTTCATGGAGCGCGCCTACCTGGATGAACTGGCGCGCCAGCTCAAGCTCGATCCGGCACTCAAGATCGAGCTGGAAAATCAGGTAAAACTTGCTGCCGGTCAATGA